Proteins encoded together in one Urocitellus parryii isolate mUroPar1 chromosome 3, mUroPar1.hap1, whole genome shotgun sequence window:
- the Cck gene encoding cholecystokinin: MNRGVCLCVLMAVLAAGALTQPVPPAGAAGSGVQRAEEAARRQLRAVQRTDGEPRAHLGALLARYIQQARKAPSGRMSIIKNLQNLDPSHRISDRDYMGWMDFGRRSAEEYEYPS, from the exons ATGAATCGTGGCGTTTGCCTGTGCGTGCTGATGGCGGTACTTGCTGCGGGCGCCCTGACTCAGCCGGTGCCCCCAGCTGGTGCTGCAGGCTCCGGGGTGCAGAGGGCAGAAGAGGCGGCCCGAAGGCAGCTGAGGGCGGTGCAGAGGACAGACGGGGAGCCGAGAGCGCACCTGGGCGCACTGCTGGCCCGATACATCCAGCAGGCTCGGAAAG CTCCCTCTGGCCGCATGTCCATCATTAAGAACCTGCAGAACCTGGACCCCAGCCACAGGATAAGTGACCGGGACTACATGGGCTGGATGGATTTTGGCCGGCGCAGTGCTGAGGAATATGAATATCCCTCTTAG